One Oncorhynchus masou masou isolate Uvic2021 chromosome 18, UVic_Omas_1.1, whole genome shotgun sequence DNA window includes the following coding sequences:
- the sema3ga gene encoding sema domain, immunoglobulin domain (Ig), short basic domain, secreted, (semaphorin) 3Ga, translating to MAKTATRTVLLLLSVCVCISGLQQSAPRVRLSFKELLDTRAARPFSFSFNTSDYRILLMDQDQGRLYLGSREYLVALDMHNVNKEPLIIHWPASDKRKGECRMTGKGGQGECANFVRMIEPWNRTHLYTCGTGAYQPICTFINRGWKAEDYVFRLVPGFLESGKGKCSYDPFQENIAALINGNLYAGVHVDFMGTDPALFRTMGGRTAVRTEQYDSRWLNEPVFIQIQQIPDSAERNDDKLYFFFREKSLDAGGGSSPSVLARVGRVCLDDEGGQKSLVNRWTSFLKARLICSVIGEDGVETSFDELRDVFIQPTQDERNPVIYALFTTAGSVFKGSAVCVYSMADIRNVFNGPFSHKHGHNYQWTVYTGKIPYPRPGTCPGGTFTPGIRTSKDFSDEAVNFMRAHPLMYHPVYPIHRRPLVVRTGVDYRFTALVVDQVDAVDGRYEVLFLGTDRGTVQKVIVLPKDPSTMEELTLEEVEVFRTHAAVKTMKISSKRQQLYVSSEAGLTQVSLHRCGVYGRACSDCCLARDPYCAWDGESCSAFTPATKRRSRRQDVKHGDPLRQCRGFNAKVEKRLRETVQFGVEGSSTFLECQSRSPQATVKWLYQRGGRRKVLNRDREYLKTPQGILLKSLSQSDAGLYHCLSTENNFKHTVARVALRILDRDIVVALTSPDDDPMTSNSPPNGRGGQHDAQQPKHPPTLPLTDTTSQPEIKLIHQYCQSYWEQLGLKQQKPKRTSRRHTESQETQGR from the exons ATGGCCAAGACAGCAACTCGGACCGTACTCCTCCTGTTGAGTGTATGTGTTTGCATCTCAGgcctccaacagtctgctccaaggGTACGGCTGTCCTTCAAAG agtTGTTGGACACCAGAGCAGCGCggcccttctccttctccttcaacACCAGTGACTACCGCATCCTGCTGATGGATCAGGACCAGGGCCGTCTCTACCTGGGCAGCCGGGAGTACCTGGTGGCCCTGGACATGCACAACGTCAACAAGGAGCCACTCATT ATCCATTGGCCAGCCTCTGACAAGAGAAAAGGGGAGTGTCGGatgacaggaaaaggaggacag GGTGAGTGTGCAAATTTTGTGCGTATGATAGAGCCATGGAACCGCACCCACCTGTACACCTGTGGGACCGGAGCCTACCAACCCATCTGCACCTTCATCAACAGAGGCTGGAAGGCAGAG GATTATGTGTTCAGACTGGTTCCTGGATTTCTAGAATCAGGGAAGGGCAAATGTTCCTACGATCCATTCCAGGAGAACATTGCTGCTCTTATCA ATGGGAATCTGTATGCAGGTGTTCATGTAGACTTCATGGGGACAGACCCAGCCCTCTTCAGGACCATGGGGGGCAGAACAGCAGTCAGGACAGAGCAGTATGACTCCAGGTGGCTCAATG agcctgTGTTTATTCAGATTCAACAGATACCTGACAGTGCAGAGAGGAATGATGACAAACTCTACTTCTTCTTCCGGGAGAAGAGTTTGGATGCAGGGGGAGGGTCCAGCCCCAGTGTCCTGGCCAGAGTGGGACGAGTGTGTCTG GATGACGAAGGGGGTCagaagtccctggtcaacagatGGACCAGCTTCCTGAAAGCCCGCCTCATCTGCTCTGTGATCGGAGAGGATGGGGTGGAGACCTCATTTGATGAACTGA GGGATGTTTTCATCCAGCCCACGCAAGATGAACGCAACCCTGTGATCTATGCCCTGTTCACTACTGCTGG CTCTGTGTTCAAGGGTTCAGCAGTCTGCGTGTACTCCATGGCTGACATCCGCAACGTCTTCAATGGACCCTTCTCCCACAAACATGGTCATAACTACCAGTGGACAGTTTACACGGGCAAGATTCCCTACCCTCGCCCTGGCACA TGTCCAGGAGGAACATTTACTCCAGGTATTCGTACCTCTAAGGACTTCTCAGACGAGGCAGTGAACTTTATGCGAGCCCATCCCCTCATGTACCACCCTGTGTACCCTATCCACCGTCGCCCCCTGGTGGTGAGGACTGGTGTGGACTACCGCTTCACAGCCCTGGTGGTGGACCAGGTGGACGCCGTAGACGGCCGATACGAGGTGCTCTTCCTGGGCACAG ATCGTGGCACTGTCCAAAAGGTCATAGTTTTACCTAAGGACCCGAGCACCATGGAGGAGCTCACCCTGGAGGAAGTGGAGGTTTTCAGG aCACATGCTGCTGTCAAAACAATGAAGATATCATCTAAAAGG CAACAGCTGTATGTGTCATCAGAGGCGGGGCTAACTCAGGTGTCTCTCCACCGCTGCGGGGTGTACGGGAGGGCCTGCTCCGACTGCTGTCTGGCACGGGACCCTTACTGCGCCTGGGATGGGGAGAGCTGCTCCGCTTTCACCCCCGCCACCAAGAG GAGGAGCCGAAGGCAGGATGTGAAACATGGGGATCCACTGCGACAGTGCAGAGGCTTCAATGCCAAAG TGGAAaagcgtctgagagagacagtCCAATTTGGTGTGGAGGGGAGCAGTACATTTCTGGAGTGTCAGTCTCGTTCTCCTCAGGCCACAGTCAAGTGGCTCTATCAAAGGGGAGGAAGAAGGAAAGTG CTCAACCGGGACAGAGAGTATCTGAAGACACCCCAGGGAATCCTTCTGAAGTCTCTCAGCCAATCAGACGCCGGTCTGTACCATTGCCTGTCCACGGAGAACAACTTCAAACACACGGTGGCCCGTGTGGCGCTGCGCATCCTGGACCGAGACATCGTGGTGGCCCTCACCTCCCCTGACGATGACCCCATGACCTCCAACAGCCCTCCCAATGGGCGGGGGGGACAACATGACGCTCAGCAGCCGAAGCAccccccaaccctccctctcACAGACACCACATCCCAGCCAGAAATCAAGTTGATCCACCAGTACTGTCAGTCTTACTGGGAGCAGCTAGGGCTCAAGCAGCAGAAGCCCAAACGCACCtccaggagacacacagagagccagGAAACCCAAGGCAGATAG